Proteins encoded within one genomic window of Paenarthrobacter sp. JL.01a:
- a CDS encoding 5-oxoprolinase/urea amidolyase family protein yields METAMHTTTAKKVRSVRPVGTRAVLAELDGLQDVLALQDMLYKSPLPGQVDVLAAAETVMVVGESASATRAIGARLLELELTVPEVTDSGLVVIDTVYDGEDLADVAELTGLSIDGVVAAHTGQIWTVAFAGFAPGFGYMVGENEALTVPRRSSPRTAVPAGSVALGGQYSAVYPRRSPGGWQLIGRTGAHMWDLDRPQPALVRPGDRVQYRAVREVVTAAAPESEADSDHHTGPGLRILNPGAQSLIQDLGRRGYGPLGVSAAGALDRASLRRANRLVGNAPSAAAIESVNGGLTVEAVGDQVLAVTGAPTTLTVQSPSWVESDDDGDVQPGPLRTVPVAAPFALLDGEVLTVGAPEAGFRNYLAIRGGVDVPEVLGSRSADTMSGIGPAPLVVGQELPAGHSTESTAVGSPELQPDFPGDGVTVLDVVPGPRADWFDQTALESLTGQDWLVTPQSNRVGMRLDGTPLKRTREGELPSEGTMAGALQIPPAGLPVLFLADHPITGGYPVIGVVRDEHLDLAAQVPIGGRIRFRLVSDTPDFSKNPEK; encoded by the coding sequence ATGGAAACCGCAATGCACACCACCACTGCAAAAAAGGTCCGCTCCGTCAGGCCAGTTGGTACACGGGCTGTCTTGGCCGAGCTGGATGGCCTGCAGGACGTGCTTGCTTTGCAGGACATGCTGTACAAATCCCCGTTGCCGGGGCAGGTGGACGTCCTGGCCGCGGCGGAAACGGTCATGGTGGTCGGCGAGTCGGCGTCCGCAACCCGCGCCATCGGTGCACGGCTCCTGGAACTGGAACTCACCGTTCCGGAAGTCACTGATTCCGGATTGGTGGTCATCGACACTGTGTACGACGGCGAGGACCTCGCCGACGTCGCGGAACTGACCGGACTGAGCATCGATGGTGTGGTTGCGGCGCACACGGGACAGATCTGGACGGTGGCCTTCGCTGGCTTCGCGCCCGGCTTCGGCTACATGGTGGGGGAAAACGAAGCCCTCACCGTGCCCCGCCGCTCGTCACCGCGCACGGCAGTGCCCGCGGGCTCCGTGGCCCTCGGCGGTCAATACTCCGCCGTCTACCCCCGACGCTCGCCCGGTGGATGGCAGTTGATAGGCAGGACAGGGGCCCACATGTGGGACCTGGACCGTCCCCAGCCGGCGCTTGTTCGGCCTGGAGACCGCGTGCAGTACCGGGCGGTCCGTGAGGTCGTGACGGCGGCGGCCCCTGAGTCCGAAGCCGATTCGGACCACCACACCGGTCCTGGTCTTCGGATTCTCAACCCCGGTGCTCAGAGCCTTATCCAGGACCTGGGCCGTCGTGGCTACGGCCCCCTCGGTGTTTCCGCTGCGGGCGCCTTGGACAGGGCTTCGCTGCGCAGGGCCAACCGCTTGGTGGGCAACGCCCCCTCAGCTGCGGCCATTGAGTCCGTCAACGGCGGGCTCACGGTGGAAGCTGTCGGAGACCAAGTACTTGCCGTGACCGGTGCGCCGACAACGCTGACCGTTCAGTCGCCGTCGTGGGTTGAATCCGACGACGACGGCGACGTCCAGCCGGGTCCCCTACGGACCGTCCCGGTGGCCGCACCTTTCGCACTGCTCGACGGCGAAGTCCTTACTGTGGGCGCTCCCGAAGCGGGGTTCCGGAACTATCTGGCAATACGCGGCGGAGTGGATGTGCCCGAGGTTCTTGGAAGCCGATCGGCGGATACGATGTCCGGCATCGGTCCTGCGCCGTTGGTTGTCGGCCAGGAACTCCCGGCAGGGCACTCAACCGAGTCAACCGCCGTCGGCAGCCCTGAGCTGCAACCGGACTTTCCCGGTGACGGCGTTACCGTTCTCGACGTCGTTCCGGGCCCGCGCGCCGACTGGTTCGACCAAACTGCCCTCGAGTCCCTGACGGGCCAGGACTGGCTGGTCACCCCGCAGTCGAACCGCGTGGGGATGCGCTTGGACGGCACTCCGCTCAAGCGCACCCGCGAGGGCGAGTTGCCCAGCGAAGGAACCATGGCCGGCGCCCTCCAGATCCCGCCCGCGGGACTGCCCGTGCTCTTCCTGGCCGACCATCCCATCACAGGTGGTTATCCAGTGATCGGCGTGGTTCGTGACGAACACCTGGACCTGGCGGCGCAAGTGCCCATCGGCGGCCGGATCCGTTTCCGGCTCGTCTCCGACACCCCAGACTTCAGCAAGAACCCAGAGAAGTGA
- a CDS encoding bile acid:sodium symporter family protein, with the protein MLEATNSPSETAAPANPALAAEARIARIAVTVFPLLVVLAGVLGFLIPDLFKPMGVAVPYLLGIIMFCMGLTLTPPDFASVARRPWAVALGIVAHYVIMPGAGWLIAVLLQLPPELAVGLILVGCAPSGTASNVMAFLAKGDVALSVAVASVSTLIAPLVTPALTLFLAGSFLNIDAGAMVLDIVKTVLLPVIAGLLARLFLSKLVAKVLPVLPWASAVVISLIVAIVVAGSASKIVAAGGIVFLAVVLHNGFGLGLGYLAGKLGRLDDKARRALAFEVGMQNSGLAATLATAHFGALAALPSAVFSLWHNISGAIVAAWLARRPLKD; encoded by the coding sequence ATGCTTGAGGCAACCAATTCCCCGTCCGAAACCGCAGCCCCGGCAAATCCTGCCCTCGCCGCCGAAGCCAGGATTGCCCGGATCGCCGTCACGGTTTTCCCACTCCTGGTGGTTCTGGCCGGCGTCCTGGGGTTCCTCATCCCGGATCTGTTCAAGCCGATGGGCGTTGCGGTTCCTTACTTGCTGGGCATCATCATGTTCTGCATGGGTCTCACCCTGACCCCTCCGGATTTCGCCTCCGTGGCCCGGCGTCCCTGGGCCGTAGCTCTGGGAATCGTGGCGCACTATGTCATCATGCCCGGCGCCGGATGGTTGATCGCGGTATTGCTGCAATTGCCACCGGAGCTTGCCGTCGGCCTGATCCTGGTTGGTTGCGCGCCCTCCGGCACGGCCTCCAACGTGATGGCGTTCCTGGCCAAGGGCGATGTGGCCCTGTCCGTCGCCGTCGCTTCCGTCTCCACGCTGATAGCGCCGCTGGTGACGCCCGCACTGACGCTCTTCCTGGCGGGCTCGTTCCTGAATATCGACGCCGGGGCCATGGTCTTGGACATCGTCAAGACAGTGCTGCTGCCCGTCATCGCGGGCCTCCTTGCGAGGTTGTTCCTCTCGAAGCTCGTGGCGAAGGTGCTTCCGGTGCTTCCTTGGGCTTCAGCCGTCGTCATCTCCTTGATCGTGGCCATCGTTGTGGCCGGCAGCGCCAGCAAGATTGTTGCCGCAGGCGGCATCGTGTTCCTGGCTGTTGTGCTTCACAACGGCTTCGGCCTTGGACTGGGCTACCTGGCCGGCAAGCTGGGGCGTTTGGATGACAAGGCCCGCCGTGCCTTGGCGTTCGAGGTCGGGATGCAGAACTCAGGACTCGCGGCGACCCTGGCCACTGCGCACTTCGGCGCATTGGCTGCGTTGCCGTCCGCCGTGTTTTCACTGTGGCACAACATCTCCGGTGCGATCGTTGCAGCGTGGTTGGCGCGGAGGCCGCTGAAGGACTAG
- a CDS encoding SulP family inorganic anion transporter, whose protein sequence is MTPEQLMSLRATFRSPRRLLTESLAGLVVALALIPEAIAFSVIAGVDPRIGLFASFTMGVVTALVGGRPAMISAATGAVALVVAPVMKEHGLDYLIATIILAGVFQIILAALGVTRLMRFIPRSVMIGFVNALAILVFMSQMPELFNVPWMVYPIVAVGLAIVFLLPRVTTAVPAPLVAIVLLTLVTALGGVDVPTVSDKGELPDSLPGFFVPNVPLNLETFQIIAPFALSMALVGLLESLMTAKLVDDITDTRSNKTRVSWGQGAANIVTGFLGGLGGCAVIGQTMINVKGSGARSRLSTFLAGVFLLILVVVLGDVVGMIPMAALVAVMIFVSLITFDWHSVRPSTLKRLPKSETAVMVLTVAAVVATHNLAVGVGVGVLAASVLFARRVAHFATVERTELELNGETVATYTVDGELFFASSNDLYTQFDYAKDSSEGIDRVIIDLHGSHIWDASSVSVLDSVTEKYRNHGREVEFIGLNEASVRMRERLAGKLNP, encoded by the coding sequence ATGACACCTGAGCAACTCATGTCGCTGCGGGCGACCTTCCGTTCGCCCCGCCGCCTGTTGACTGAATCCCTCGCAGGGTTGGTGGTGGCGCTGGCCTTGATTCCAGAGGCCATAGCGTTCTCCGTGATCGCGGGGGTGGATCCGCGGATCGGATTGTTCGCGTCCTTCACCATGGGCGTGGTGACCGCTCTTGTGGGCGGACGTCCAGCCATGATTTCGGCAGCAACGGGTGCCGTTGCACTGGTGGTCGCTCCGGTGATGAAGGAGCACGGGCTCGACTACCTGATTGCGACGATCATCCTCGCGGGCGTTTTCCAGATCATTCTCGCCGCCCTGGGGGTTACCCGGTTGATGCGCTTCATCCCGCGGTCGGTGATGATCGGTTTCGTGAACGCGCTGGCCATCTTGGTGTTCATGTCCCAGATGCCCGAACTCTTCAACGTTCCTTGGATGGTCTATCCAATTGTTGCCGTGGGCCTGGCGATCGTTTTTCTGCTGCCACGGGTGACCACGGCTGTTCCGGCCCCCTTGGTGGCCATCGTGCTCCTCACGCTGGTCACCGCGCTGGGTGGCGTCGATGTACCCACCGTCAGCGACAAGGGCGAGCTGCCGGACAGCCTGCCCGGCTTTTTCGTGCCGAACGTGCCCCTGAACTTGGAGACGTTCCAGATCATTGCTCCCTTTGCGTTGTCGATGGCACTGGTGGGACTGCTGGAGTCGCTCATGACCGCCAAGCTGGTGGATGACATCACCGACACTCGATCCAACAAGACCAGGGTCTCTTGGGGCCAGGGCGCCGCCAACATCGTCACTGGATTCCTTGGCGGCCTGGGTGGTTGCGCGGTGATTGGGCAGACCATGATCAATGTGAAGGGCTCCGGCGCCCGAAGCCGGCTTTCAACGTTCCTGGCCGGCGTGTTCCTGCTGATCCTGGTGGTGGTGCTGGGCGATGTTGTGGGAATGATCCCCATGGCCGCGCTGGTGGCAGTGATGATCTTCGTTTCGCTGATTACTTTTGACTGGCACTCCGTCCGTCCCTCAACCCTGAAGCGCCTGCCCAAATCCGAGACAGCCGTCATGGTCCTGACTGTTGCCGCTGTGGTCGCAACGCACAATCTTGCGGTGGGGGTCGGCGTCGGGGTTTTGGCCGCGAGCGTGCTGTTCGCCCGTCGAGTGGCCCACTTTGCCACGGTGGAAAGGACTGAACTGGAACTTAACGGCGAAACGGTGGCGACATACACCGTGGATGGTGAGCTCTTCTTTGCCTCCTCCAACGACCTGTACACCCAGTTCGACTACGCGAAAGATTCCTCAGAAGGCATAGATCGCGTGATCATCGATCTTCACGGCTCGCATATTTGGGACGCTTCCTCGGTTTCCGTGCTGGATTCAGTGACCGAAAAGTACAGGAACCACGGTCGCGAAGTGGAGTTCATCGGCTTGAATGAGGCCAGCGTCCGCATGCGGGAGCGGCTCGCGGGCAAGCTCAACCCCTGA
- a CDS encoding alpha/beta hydrolase, with the protein MLRHKYSYGEHPSQWGELFIPEPNNGNHRGASAVAGGVAVVIHGGYWRSQYGAELGEPLARDLAAHGITAWNLEYRRAGNGGGWPHTFEDILAGIDHLSEIAGNHDLKLDKVVALGHSAGGHLAVWAAGRQRLSAIGTPDADRQLVRSPEDNAVHLTGVVSQSGLLNLAAAEKLNLSNGAVCNLMGGDSARFPKRHKYADPMSLLPIDVPVYAVHATEDEDVPASQSEAFVAAATAAGSSAQLLRVPGDHFDLIDPKAVAYKKCRELVQRLLS; encoded by the coding sequence ATGTTGCGGCACAAGTACAGCTACGGCGAACACCCCAGTCAGTGGGGCGAACTCTTCATACCTGAACCGAACAACGGAAACCATCGCGGCGCATCGGCTGTGGCCGGTGGAGTCGCCGTCGTGATCCATGGCGGCTACTGGCGCTCGCAGTATGGCGCTGAGCTCGGCGAGCCCCTGGCGCGGGACCTCGCAGCCCACGGAATTACCGCCTGGAACCTTGAATACCGGAGGGCCGGGAACGGCGGCGGATGGCCGCACACGTTCGAGGACATCCTGGCCGGCATCGACCACCTCTCTGAAATCGCAGGTAACCACGATCTCAAACTCGATAAAGTCGTAGCGCTGGGCCACTCGGCCGGCGGACACTTGGCCGTCTGGGCGGCCGGCCGGCAGCGGCTTTCGGCCATCGGAACGCCCGACGCCGACCGCCAACTCGTGCGGTCGCCCGAGGACAACGCAGTGCACCTGACAGGGGTGGTGAGCCAGTCGGGGCTCCTCAACCTTGCGGCCGCGGAGAAACTGAATCTGAGCAACGGCGCGGTGTGCAACCTCATGGGTGGCGATTCCGCTAGATTCCCCAAACGGCATAAATACGCAGACCCCATGAGCCTGCTGCCGATCGACGTCCCCGTATATGCCGTGCACGCCACAGAAGATGAGGACGTTCCCGCGAGCCAGTCCGAGGCCTTCGTCGCAGCGGCTACGGCAGCGGGAAGTTCGGCCCAGTTGCTGCGGGTCCCGGGCGATCACTTCGACCTCATCGACCCCAAAGCCGTCGCGTACAAGAAGTGCCGGGAACTGGTGCAGCGGCTGCTCTCGTAA
- a CDS encoding LacI family DNA-binding transcriptional regulator, with protein MSKGPKPTIRDVANAAGVSLTTVSYVLSGRHGGTTRISQPTQDRVLSAVKELGYVPNQAARGMRRGKTDVVAVAIGNLEWPWDRALATTAANILPEHGYQPVILLGEDWRKFMMSGGADGVIIGYFPEAKSEDETVTELARRGVAQVVISGTMKPHGFDVLAPEPEVGLAEGMAFLTASHRRIACIRRADPAGRPASRFASYVQGLEAAGISLDESLVRTSQHRPALAYQAALELLQLPDRPTAILCTDDMEALQAIRAAFRLGLRVPEDVQIVGVGNSTEGQEYDPALTTVGPEPIFEQVVRMLLDRLEGSAPAEGVRVASPWKLQLRGTTTAGG; from the coding sequence GTGAGCAAAGGACCCAAACCCACTATCCGGGATGTCGCAAACGCTGCGGGCGTTTCCTTGACCACTGTCTCGTACGTGCTGTCCGGTCGTCACGGTGGGACCACGCGGATCAGTCAGCCGACCCAGGACCGGGTGTTGTCTGCCGTGAAGGAGCTGGGCTATGTGCCCAACCAGGCCGCACGTGGGATGCGACGGGGCAAAACCGACGTCGTCGCCGTCGCTATCGGAAATCTGGAATGGCCCTGGGACCGGGCGTTGGCTACTACGGCGGCGAACATCCTTCCCGAGCATGGCTATCAGCCGGTGATCCTCTTGGGCGAAGACTGGCGTAAGTTCATGATGTCAGGTGGGGCCGACGGCGTCATTATTGGCTACTTTCCCGAAGCGAAATCGGAGGACGAAACCGTCACCGAACTGGCCCGCCGCGGTGTTGCCCAGGTGGTCATCTCGGGGACCATGAAACCCCATGGTTTCGACGTTCTGGCTCCCGAACCGGAGGTTGGACTGGCTGAGGGGATGGCCTTCCTGACCGCTTCGCACCGACGGATTGCGTGCATCCGCAGGGCCGATCCGGCGGGACGACCTGCGAGCCGGTTCGCTTCCTACGTGCAAGGGCTGGAGGCGGCGGGTATCTCCCTGGATGAGTCCCTTGTCCGGACATCGCAGCACCGCCCTGCCCTGGCGTACCAGGCGGCGCTTGAGTTGCTGCAACTGCCGGACCGCCCCACCGCCATCCTCTGCACCGACGACATGGAGGCACTGCAGGCCATCAGAGCAGCCTTCCGCTTGGGGCTGCGCGTGCCCGAGGATGTCCAGATCGTCGGCGTGGGGAATTCCACCGAGGGGCAGGAATACGATCCCGCTCTGACAACAGTGGGGCCGGAGCCGATTTTCGAGCAAGTGGTGAGGATGCTGCTGGACCGGCTCGAGGGAAGCGCGCCTGCAGAGGGCGTGCGGGTCGCCTCGCCGTGGAAACTGCAGTTACGCGGAACGACGACGGCGGGCGGCTGA
- a CDS encoding GTP pyrophosphokinase family protein, whose amino-acid sequence MASNWDSLDQAQRDAVDANVALYERVRPALKRVTRDVLLTLRDMLNDAEVTPLFVTGRTKTVESFREKISRTDDPIEPGGPRVLKFPDPFRTLNDMVGIRVITKLPAENAAVANIIKRQRQLFDCRGDREKDIGSIESGTYGYSSRHLILRTIQNETVKEYQHVFNPDMPANGSYFFECQIRTVFAHAWSEIEHDIRFKAEDPRAWTPHFDRQFTATAAMLETVESAFADLHERYEQVRGYWDLEGEGASPLTPNRVRDVWRTLLPHVDRKVDDDWGWAAELLAAHGLTKTVELAGLLSANRITEVRKALDHRYSPGPDRLLDDLLLWQYGTEHIDLTAEAPDVVPHPRRDSLQRRLKQIERYRQTAL is encoded by the coding sequence ATGGCAAGCAATTGGGACAGCCTGGACCAGGCTCAGCGGGATGCAGTGGACGCGAATGTGGCCCTCTATGAGCGTGTCCGCCCTGCGTTGAAGCGGGTCACGCGCGATGTCCTGCTGACGCTGCGGGACATGTTGAACGATGCCGAGGTCACGCCGTTGTTTGTCACGGGCCGGACCAAGACCGTTGAGTCGTTCCGCGAAAAAATTTCCCGCACAGATGACCCCATTGAGCCGGGCGGCCCCCGCGTGCTCAAGTTCCCGGATCCCTTCCGCACCCTGAACGACATGGTGGGAATCCGCGTCATCACCAAGCTGCCGGCGGAAAACGCAGCGGTTGCCAACATCATCAAACGCCAGCGTCAACTGTTCGATTGCCGTGGCGACCGCGAGAAGGACATTGGTTCCATCGAGTCCGGGACCTACGGCTACTCCAGCCGGCACCTCATCCTGCGCACCATCCAGAATGAAACGGTCAAGGAGTACCAGCACGTCTTCAACCCGGACATGCCGGCCAACGGCAGCTACTTCTTCGAGTGCCAGATCCGCACCGTATTCGCCCACGCCTGGAGCGAGATCGAGCATGACATCCGCTTCAAGGCCGAGGATCCCCGCGCCTGGACGCCGCATTTCGACCGCCAATTCACGGCCACGGCAGCCATGTTGGAGACTGTGGAGAGCGCTTTTGCTGATCTCCACGAACGGTACGAACAAGTCCGCGGCTACTGGGACCTCGAAGGTGAAGGCGCCTCACCGTTGACCCCCAACCGGGTACGTGACGTCTGGCGTACGCTCCTTCCGCACGTTGACCGTAAAGTTGATGACGACTGGGGGTGGGCCGCCGAACTCCTTGCCGCCCACGGACTGACCAAGACCGTGGAACTGGCCGGGCTTCTCAGCGCCAACCGGATAACCGAAGTCCGCAAGGCCCTCGACCACCGCTACTCCCCCGGTCCCGACCGCCTCCTGGACGACCTCCTGCTGTGGCAGTACGGAACCGAACACATTGATCTCACCGCTGAGGCGCCCGACGTCGTTCCGCACCCGCGGCGCGACAGCCTCCAGCGGCGCCTTAAGCAGATTGAGCGTTACCGCCAGACTGCACTGTAA
- a CDS encoding D-arabinono-1,4-lactone oxidase, translating into MKNWAGNLEYSSAEVQRPTSVEELRELVAKATQIKALGSRHSFNTVADTPGTHLLLDALPQEVVLNRDKGTVKVNGSISYGALGRALEEQGYAIHNLASLPHISVAGAIQTGTHGSGVNNPSLAAAVVGIDLVRASGDLVTLTADDDEFLASVVGVGALGIVTGLELAVRPSYEVRQRVLTNLSWDGALANFQAIASSAYSVSFFTNYTGDTIPQVWLKALDTEAALPDLFGATPATVAMHPLPDMSAENCTEQLDVAGKWLDRLPHFRHEFTPSNGEELQSEFLLPLDQASAALSAVRGLADKLAPLLFISEIRTIAADEFWLSPFYKQQSVALHFTWKPMQPEVEAVLPELEEALRPFGSRPHWGKLFTPDQYDFSTLYPRFEDFRGLAQANDPTGKFRNGLLDSVLGVTVSS; encoded by the coding sequence ATGAAGAACTGGGCAGGTAACCTCGAGTATTCGTCCGCGGAAGTGCAGCGGCCCACCTCCGTGGAAGAGCTGCGGGAGCTCGTGGCCAAGGCGACTCAGATCAAAGCCCTCGGCTCCCGGCATTCCTTCAACACCGTTGCCGACACCCCGGGCACGCACCTTCTCTTGGATGCACTCCCCCAGGAAGTTGTCCTCAACAGGGATAAAGGCACCGTCAAGGTCAACGGCAGCATCAGCTACGGGGCCCTGGGCCGGGCGTTGGAGGAGCAGGGTTACGCCATCCACAACCTTGCGTCCCTTCCGCACATCTCCGTGGCGGGTGCCATCCAAACAGGCACCCACGGCAGTGGCGTCAACAACCCGTCCCTGGCGGCCGCCGTCGTGGGTATTGACCTGGTGCGCGCCTCAGGCGACCTGGTCACCCTCACGGCCGACGACGACGAATTCCTCGCCAGCGTGGTTGGCGTGGGAGCCCTGGGCATCGTCACTGGGCTGGAGCTCGCGGTCCGTCCGAGCTACGAGGTCCGGCAGCGCGTGCTCACCAATCTCTCGTGGGACGGCGCTCTGGCGAACTTCCAGGCTATCGCGTCCAGTGCCTACAGCGTCAGTTTCTTCACGAACTATACGGGCGACACCATCCCCCAGGTCTGGCTCAAAGCACTTGATACGGAGGCCGCCTTGCCTGACCTTTTTGGTGCCACCCCGGCCACAGTGGCCATGCATCCTTTGCCGGACATGTCGGCCGAGAACTGCACCGAGCAATTGGACGTCGCCGGCAAATGGTTGGATCGCCTGCCGCACTTCCGTCACGAATTCACTCCCAGTAACGGGGAAGAACTCCAAAGCGAATTCCTGCTGCCACTGGACCAGGCGTCGGCAGCTTTGTCCGCCGTTCGTGGCCTCGCCGACAAGCTGGCACCGTTGCTGTTTATCTCGGAGATCCGCACGATTGCCGCCGATGAGTTCTGGTTGAGCCCGTTCTACAAGCAGCAAAGCGTGGCCCTGCACTTCACCTGGAAGCCGATGCAGCCGGAGGTAGAAGCCGTCCTTCCCGAGCTGGAGGAAGCATTGCGGCCGTTTGGTTCACGCCCGCACTGGGGCAAGCTGTTCACGCCGGACCAGTACGACTTTTCCACGCTATACCCACGGTTCGAGGACTTCCGGGGCCTGGCTCAGGCCAACGACCCCACGGGCAAGTTCCGCAACGGGCTGCTGGACAGCGTGCTCGGTGTAACTGTGTCGTCGTAG
- a CDS encoding acetyl/propionyl/methylcrotonyl-CoA carboxylase subunit alpha: MRKVLIANRGEIAVRVARACDDAGIASVAVYADIDADAMHVGAAAEAYSLGGNSPADTYLNIEKLLSVAARSGADAVHPGYGFLSENADFAQAVLDAGLEWIGPSPESIRQLGNKITAREIAVRAGAPLVAGSDGPVSSAAEARAFAEEHGLPIAIKAAFGGGGRGLKVVRELAEVEEAFDSAVREAVVAFGRGECFVEQYLDRPRHVEAQIVADKHSNVIVVGTRDCSLQRRHQKLVEEAPAPFLSDEQRQRIYDGAKAIIREAGYYGAGTVEFLVSADGAVAFLEVNTRLQVEHPITEETAGIDLVQEQFRVAAGLPLSITKDPVAQGHSFEFRINAEDVGRGFLPSPGTVSGFEVPTGPGIRVDSGVRSGSTVPPQFDSLLAKLIVSGADRQQALRRARRALKEFNISGLATVLPFHRAVLEADDFTSVVGLRVHTRWIETDFADQIPVDPNYSAAAPLGERRTITVDVDGKRLAVGLPADLLDGWARSGQGLPAAADVTGQPGSVAGDAPAESALVSSMSGTVVKWLVEPGATVAAGDPLVVLEAMKMEIQVPAHRTGTLSEVLSAPGGVVAAGAVLAHIE, from the coding sequence ATGCGCAAGGTCCTGATCGCGAACCGCGGCGAAATCGCTGTCCGCGTCGCCCGAGCCTGTGACGACGCCGGTATCGCCTCCGTCGCCGTCTACGCCGATATTGATGCCGATGCCATGCACGTCGGCGCAGCAGCTGAAGCGTACAGCCTGGGCGGAAACAGCCCCGCTGACACCTACCTGAATATCGAAAAGCTGCTCTCCGTTGCTGCCCGTTCCGGTGCGGACGCCGTCCACCCCGGTTACGGTTTTCTCTCCGAGAATGCAGACTTCGCCCAGGCAGTGCTCGACGCCGGACTTGAGTGGATCGGTCCCTCGCCGGAGTCGATCCGCCAGTTGGGCAACAAGATCACCGCCCGGGAAATCGCGGTGCGTGCCGGGGCGCCCCTGGTTGCCGGCAGCGACGGGCCAGTGTCCTCTGCCGCAGAAGCACGCGCTTTCGCCGAGGAGCACGGACTCCCGATCGCCATCAAGGCAGCCTTCGGCGGAGGCGGCCGCGGACTGAAAGTGGTCCGTGAACTGGCAGAAGTCGAAGAAGCCTTTGACTCCGCAGTCCGTGAAGCCGTAGTTGCCTTCGGTCGAGGCGAGTGCTTCGTGGAGCAGTATCTCGACCGCCCGCGGCATGTTGAGGCCCAGATCGTCGCTGACAAGCACAGCAACGTCATTGTGGTGGGAACCCGCGACTGCTCGCTTCAGCGCCGGCACCAGAAGCTCGTTGAGGAAGCTCCGGCACCCTTCCTCAGCGACGAGCAGCGCCAGCGGATCTACGACGGAGCCAAGGCAATCATTCGTGAGGCCGGCTATTACGGCGCAGGGACTGTGGAGTTCCTTGTGTCCGCTGACGGAGCCGTGGCTTTCCTCGAGGTCAACACGCGCCTTCAGGTGGAGCACCCGATCACTGAGGAGACCGCGGGGATCGACCTTGTGCAGGAACAGTTCCGCGTTGCTGCCGGGTTGCCACTGAGCATCACCAAGGATCCCGTTGCGCAGGGGCACTCCTTTGAGTTCCGGATCAATGCTGAGGATGTCGGCCGTGGGTTCCTGCCCTCGCCGGGCACGGTTTCCGGCTTCGAGGTGCCCACGGGGCCCGGGATCCGCGTGGACAGCGGAGTGCGCTCGGGTTCGACAGTTCCGCCGCAATTCGATTCCTTGTTGGCCAAACTGATCGTCTCAGGGGCTGACCGGCAGCAGGCCCTTCGCCGGGCACGCCGTGCCTTGAAGGAATTCAACATCTCTGGCCTGGCCACGGTTTTGCCGTTCCACCGCGCAGTTCTCGAGGCTGACGATTTCACCTCCGTGGTCGGGCTACGCGTGCACACCCGGTGGATCGAGACCGACTTCGCGGACCAGATCCCCGTCGACCCCAACTACAGCGCTGCGGCCCCCCTTGGCGAACGACGCACCATCACCGTGGATGTCGACGGCAAGCGGCTTGCTGTGGGTCTTCCTGCGGATCTGCTGGACGGCTGGGCCCGCTCGGGGCAAGGTCTGCCGGCTGCGGCGGATGTCACAGGGCAGCCTGGTTCTGTCGCCGGTGATGCGCCTGCCGAATCAGCCCTTGTCTCCAGCATGTCCGGCACCGTGGTGAAGTGGCTCGTGGAACCCGGCGCCACCGTGGCTGCCGGGGACCCCTTGGTTGTCCTGGAGGCCATGAAGATGGAAATCCAGGTCCCGGCACACCGCACAGGCACGCTCTCGGAAGTACTTTCCGCGCCCGGGGGAGTCGTGGCGGCCGGCGCAGTGCTGGCCCACATCGAGTAA